The following are encoded together in the Serratia odorifera genome:
- a CDS encoding HlyD family type I secretion periplasmic adaptor subunit yields MSMQIGEPQDSYSQQIPQDERRFTRMGWLVVAWGLFGFFAWAAFAPLDKGVASPGSVIVSGNRKTVQAPASGIIKNIAVKEGDKVKAGEVLVQLSQVQAQAQVDSLRDQYYTTLATEGRLLAERDGLDKVTFSPVLLQLQTQPRVAEIIALQNQLFHSRRLGLQSEIDGYKQSMDGMRFQLKGLQDSKVNKNIQLASLREQMNSMKQLAADGYLPRNRYLEVQRQFAEVNGSIDETLGRIGQLQKQLQESQQKVDQRFADYQREVRTQLAQTQMDASEFRNKLEMANFDLGNTAITSPVDGTVVGLTIFTQGGVVGAGDHLMDVVPSQANLVVDARLKVDMIDKVYHGLPVDLMFTAFNQNKTPKIEGSVTLISADRLVDKANGEPYYQMQVTVTPEGMKKLNAEEIKPGMPVEVFVKTGSRSLLSYLFKPILDRAHTSLTEE; encoded by the coding sequence ATGTCTATGCAAATTGGCGAGCCGCAGGACTCGTATTCACAGCAGATCCCGCAGGATGAACGTCGTTTTACCCGCATGGGGTGGCTGGTGGTGGCGTGGGGGCTGTTTGGCTTCTTCGCCTGGGCGGCCTTCGCGCCGTTGGACAAAGGCGTGGCGTCACCAGGCTCGGTGATCGTGTCCGGTAACCGCAAAACGGTGCAGGCGCCGGCCAGCGGTATCATCAAAAACATCGCGGTAAAAGAAGGCGACAAGGTCAAGGCCGGCGAAGTATTGGTACAGCTGAGCCAGGTACAGGCGCAGGCGCAGGTTGATTCACTGCGCGATCAGTATTACACCACCCTGGCGACGGAGGGCAGACTGCTGGCCGAACGCGATGGGCTGGATAAAGTCACCTTTTCACCGGTACTGCTGCAGTTGCAAACGCAGCCGCGGGTAGCGGAAATCATTGCGCTGCAAAACCAGCTGTTCCATTCACGTCGCCTCGGCCTGCAAAGCGAAATTGATGGTTATAAACAATCGATGGATGGCATGCGCTTCCAGTTGAAAGGGTTGCAGGATTCCAAGGTCAATAAAAACATCCAGCTTGCCAGCCTGCGCGAGCAGATGAACAGCATGAAACAGCTGGCGGCAGACGGCTATCTGCCGCGCAACCGCTATCTGGAAGTGCAGCGCCAGTTTGCCGAAGTCAATGGCAGCATCGATGAGACCTTGGGACGCATTGGTCAACTGCAGAAACAGCTGCAAGAGTCGCAACAGAAAGTGGATCAACGTTTTGCCGATTATCAACGGGAGGTTCGAACCCAGCTGGCGCAAACGCAGATGGACGCCAGTGAATTTAGAAACAAGCTGGAAATGGCGAACTTCGATCTGGGCAATACCGCAATCACCTCACCGGTCGACGGCACGGTGGTCGGTTTGACCATCTTCACTCAGGGGGGCGTCGTGGGAGCGGGGGATCACCTGATGGATGTGGTGCCAAGCCAGGCCAATCTGGTGGTGGATGCGCGCTTGAAGGTAGACATGATCGACAAGGTCTATCATGGCTTGCCGGTCGATCTGATGTTTACCGCCTTCAATCAGAACAAAACCCCGAAAATAGAAGGCTCGGTGACGCTGATTTCCGCCGACAGACTGGTGGATAAGGCCAACGGCGAACCTTATTACCAGATGCAGGTAACGGTGACGCCGGAAGGGATGAAAAAGCTCAACGCGGAAGAAATCAAGCCGGGTATGCCGGTTGAGGTGTTTGTTAAAACCGGTTCGCGTTCGCTGCTCAGTTACCTGTTTAAACCTATTTTGGATCGCGCTCATACTTCATTGACTGAGGAATAA